A DNA window from Oncorhynchus keta strain PuntledgeMale-10-30-2019 unplaced genomic scaffold, Oket_V2 Un_contig_3404_pilon_pilon, whole genome shotgun sequence contains the following coding sequences:
- the LOC118383733 gene encoding zinc-binding protein A33-like yields MASGSSLPEDRFSCPICCDIFKDPVVLACGHSFCEVCQQEYWADKKPWKCPVCRRRFPVAMTQPPRNLALNDACEAFLQERRQRASAGSEIQDRSRRASSGSEIQDGSQRASSGSEVLCSLHGEKFKLFCLKDKQPVCLVCRDSKVHKSHDCVPVDEVVQDLKEELHTSLKPLQKNLEVFNNVKLACDKTAEHMKSQVQHTEKQIRKEFEKLHQFLRDEEAARIAALREEEEQKSQMMRKKIEEMSRKISYLSDAIRTIEEELKDEDISFLQNFRTTKERSQYTLLDPQLVSGVLIDKAKHLGNLQFRVWEKMLGILKYTPVILDPNTAHPSLSLTDDLTSVRRPGTSQQFVNNPERFMRYTNVLGSEGFSSGIHSWELEVGDHPDWVLGVAKESIDRKRERDATPKNGMWCISQHGGKYIGGGGDIIALKRRPQRIRVQLDYNRGEVSFYDPKYMTPLYTLKVRSTERLFPYFNIGNVANGNNPGIQICQSKVSLKVK; encoded by the coding sequence ATGGCATCCGGATCATCTCTACCAGAGGACAGGTTCTCCTGTCCAATCTGCTGTGACATCTTCAAGGATCCTGTCGTCCTGGCATGTGGCCACAGCTTCTGTGAAGTCTGTCAGCAGGAATACTGGGCAGATAAGAAACCTTGGAAATGTCCAGTTTGTAGGAGAAGATTTCCCGTAGCTATGACTCAACCTCCTCGTAACCTGGCGTTAAATGACGCGTGTGAGGCCTTCttacaggagaggaggcagagagctTCCGCTGGGTCTGAGATACAGGACAGGAGTCGGAGAGCTTCATCTGGCTCTGAGATACAGGAcgggagtcagagagcttcatctggctctgaggtgctctgcagTCTGCACGGTGAGAAATTCAAACTCTTCTGTCTGAAGGACAAACAGCCCGTCTGCTTGGTGTGTCGAGATTCAAAAGTCCATAAATCTCACGACTGTGTCCCCGTAGACGAGGTTGTCCAGGATCTGAAGGAGGAACTCCACACCTCCCTGAAGCCTTTACAGAAGAACCTAGAGGTCTTTAACAACGTTAAACTAGCCTGTGATAAAACAGCAGAACACATGAAGAGTCAGGTCCAGCACACAGAGAAACAGATTAGGAAAGAGTTTGAGAAGCTTCACCAGTTTCTACGAGATGAAGAGGCAGCCAGGATAGCTGcactgagggaggaagaggagcagaaGAGTCAGATGATGAGGAAGAAGATTGAGGAGATGAGCAGAAAGATATCATACCTTTCAGACGCAATCAGAACCATAGAGGAGGAGCTGAAAGATGAAGACATCTCATTCCTGCAGAACTTCAGGACCACAAAGGAAAGATCCCAGTACACACTGCTGGATCCACAGCTGGTCTCAGGAGTTCTGATAGACAAGGCCAAACACCTGGGAAACCTGCAGTTCAGAGTCTGGGAGAAGATGCTGGGGATCCTCAAATACACTCCTGTGATTCTGGACCCAAACACTGCacatcccagtctctctctgactgatgATCTGACCAGTGTGAGAAGACCAGGCACGTCCCAGCAGTTCGTTAACAACCCAGAGCGATTTATGAGGTACACAAATGTTCTTGGCTCCGAGGGGTTCAGCTCAGGAATACACAGCTGGGAGCTGGAGGTGGGGGACCATCCTGACTGGGTTTTGGGCGTGGCTAAAGAGTCCATTGACAGGAAGCGGGAGCGTGATGCGACACCAAAGAATGGAATGTGGTGTATATCACAGCACGGTGGGAAGTacataggaggaggaggtgacatCATCGCTCTGAAGAGGAGACCCCAGAGGATCAGAGTGCAGCTGGACTACAACAGAGGGGAGGTGTCCTTCTACGACCCCAAATACATGACACCTCTCTACACTCTTAAAGTCAGATCTACTGAGAGACTGTTCCCATACTTTAATATTGGGAATGTGGCTAATGGCAACAACCCTGGTATTCAGATCTGCCAATCGAAGGTGTCTCTGAAAGTGAAgtaa